A genomic stretch from Eriocheir sinensis breed Jianghai 21 chromosome 31, ASM2467909v1, whole genome shotgun sequence includes:
- the LOC127005941 gene encoding calcium-binding mitochondrial carrier protein SCaMC-2-like isoform X5: MTNPEDPIALTPVIEDMDLVSWQEDDEDEEEDEEEDELVTELSDMAEDLLDYTVDSLIEISNALVGLIAPPPQEKPCICTKMDKDGTLDISFDEWRDYLLFHPSANLHDIIQYWRHATNLDVGEDLSVPDDFSLEEWLSGKWWRHLVAGGVAGMVSRTCTAPLDRLKVYLQVHGSKHSRLSSCFKYLLKEGGIRSLWRGNGINVLKIAPESAIKFTAYEQGKRLVLQFGGSRERELSIVERFVAGSFAGGISQSVIYPLEVLKTRLTLRKTGQYKNVADAARKIYKNEGLRSFYRGYVPNLLGIIPYAGIDLAVYETLKKTYMEHHTEDVYPSVFVITGCGAMSSSCGQIASYPLALVRTRLQAQVITPGVAHTAPVTMVGLFKHIFATEGIVGLYRGITPNFMKVAPAVSISYVVYEKCRQALGVSMT; encoded by the exons ATGACCAACCCGGAGGACCCCATTGCTCTCACCCCCGTCATCGAGGACATGGACCTAGTTTCGTGGCAGGAGgacgacgaagacgaggaagaggacgaagaggaggacgagctGGTGACGGAATTATCAGATATGGCCGAGGATCTCTTGGATTACACGGTAGACAGCCTCATCGAAATCTCCAATGCGCTGGTCGGCCTCATCGCTCCGCCGCCCCAAGAAAAGCCGTGCATATGTACCAA aATGGACAAAGATGGAACGCTGGACATCAGCTTTGATGAATGGAGAGACTACCTCTTGTTCCACCCATCCGCCAACCTGCACGACATCATCCAGTACTGGAGACATGCTACA AACTTGGACGTTGGTGAGGACCTGTCAGTACCTGATGACTTCTCCCTGGAGGAGTGGCTGTCAGGGAAGTGGTGGAGACACCTGGTGGCAGGCGGTGTGGCCGGCATGGTGTCCAGAACCTGCACGGCACCTCTGGACCGGCTCAAAGTCTACCTCCAG GTTCACGGTAGCAAGCACTCCCGTCTGTCTTCCTGCTTCAAGTACCTCCTGAAGGAAGGAGGCATCAGGTCACTGTGGCGAGGCAACGGCATCAACGTCCTCAAGATTGCGCCGGAGTCTGCCATCAAGTTTACAGCATACGAGCAGGGCAAGCGCCTGGTCCTGCAGTTTGGCGGCAGCAGGGAGCGAGAGCTGTCCATCGTGGAGCGCTTTGTGGCGGGATCATTTGCCGGAGGAATCTCCCAGTCTGTAATCTATCCCCTTGAG GTTCTCAAAACAAGACTAACCCTAAGAAAAACCGGCCAGTACAAGAACGTTGCCGACGCTGCCAGGAAGATCTATAAGAATGAAGGTTTGAGGTCCTTCTACCGAGGCTACGTCCCCAACCTGCTGGGCATCATACCCTACGCCGGCATTGACCTCGCCGTGTACGAGACGCTGAAGAAGACCTACATGGAGCACCACACAGAGGACGTCTACCCCTCGGTATTCGTCATCACTGGCTGTGGCGCCATGTCCTCCTCCTGTGGCCAGATCGCCTCCTACCCCCTTGCCCTGGTGCGGACACGGCTACAGGCTCAAG TCATTACCCCGGGGGTGGCTCACACGGCCCCGGTCACAATGGTGGGGCTCTTCAAACACATCTTTGCCACGGAGGGCATCGTGGGCCTGTACCGCGGCATCACGCCAAACTTCATGAAGGTTGCGCCGGCCGTCAGCATCTCCTACGTGGTTTATGAGAAGTGCAGGCAAGCCTTAGGGGTGTCCATGACATAA